Below is a window of Salvelinus fontinalis isolate EN_2023a chromosome 14, ASM2944872v1, whole genome shotgun sequence DNA.
GAGGGTTTTTTGGTGTACATAGACAACATTTTTTTCTGTCTATGTAGAAAGTGCTAGTTGAGGGTTTGGTGATCTATAGACTGTGCTAGTTGGGGGTTTCTGGTCTATAGACAGTGCTAGTTGAGGGTTTGGAGGTCCTGTCTGGTGAGGGATGTATTCCCTGAAAGAGGTGAACCCCATGGTGAGAGGGATCAGAATCTCACCACAGAGGGCGCTACAGAAACGTTCAGAACAGATCACTGCACTACTCCAACAGGTGAGTCACTAACCATGATTCCATCCAACCATTTAATGAAGAAGAATTACTTGACGCATGAAGAAAGTCACGACcaggctgaaacaggaaatgttGGTAAAATTGTATACATTTTGGTGGAATAttttgtctgtaaaatgtattatacAATAAATGGTcggtggaaatgcctttatgagcaaatattgatataataaccatcatactgaattaaacttggagtcacgcgatatgttgtgtggtcctcccactacgactcaggaaagcatgcagtttattaggctagagattaaataagttatgatgaacttcacagggtggtgaaagtgcaaggtgatgagcttgatgttcCTTTacaataaatatcaagggtcttattctggtgatgATTTGTTGTAGTTTGACAAATGAAAAGAATCTTGCTCTTATCCATACAAAATCTCATGTAGACTAGCcaacccgcactgtatctgcgagctgttggctagagcacacatGCCAAGAAGAGTGGGCACATTGGCTATTTAAAAATTTAGGACTAGGCCCCTTTTTTCCCAATTTCCGCCTGAATCACGTGCccgaagtaaactgcctgttgcttaggccctgaagccaggatatgcatataattggtaccattggaaagaaaacactttgaacttTGTattaatgttaaaataatgtagaagAATATAACAATATATGgtaagaaaaaccaaccagaatttgTTTTGAGACCATCCTCTTAAAATGGCAAGTATGAGGTAATTTAGAAAATTATTggatggaaaaatattttgatgtggggcactgtcgtcaaacaattgcatggcatgctttcgctgtaatagctactgtaaatcggacagtgccgttagattaacaagaatttaagctttcagttgttataagacacttatatacagttgaagttggaagtttacagacacttaggttggagtcattaacttgtttttcaacaactccacaaatttcttgttaacaaactatagttttggcaagttggttaggacatctactttgtgcatgacacaagtaatttttccaacaattgtttacagacagattatttcacttaattcactatcacaattccagtgggtcagaagtttacatacactaagttgactgtgcctttaaacattttggaaaattccataaaatgatgtcatggcttcagaaggttctgatagactaattgacataatttgagtcaattggaggtgtacctgtggaattatttcaaggcctaccttcaaactcggtgcctctttgcttgacatcatgggaaaagtaaaagaaatcagccaagacatcagaaaaaaaattgtagacctccacaagtctgattcatccttgggagcaatttccaaatggctgaaggcaccacgttcatctgtacaaacaatggtacgcaagtataaacaccatgggacctcgcagccatcataccgctcaggaaggagatgcgttctctctcctagagatgaacatacttttgtgaggtgcaaatcaattccagaacagcaaaggaccttgtgaagatgctggaggaaaccggtacaaaagtgtctatatccacagtaaaatgaggcctacatcgacataacctgaaaggccactcagcaaggaagaagccactgctccaaaaccaccattaaaaaaaggcagactatggtttgcaaactgcacatggggacaaagattgtactttttggagaaatgtcctctggtctgatgaaacaacaacagaactgtttggccataatgaccattatgttttgaggaaaaaggtggaggcttgcaagccgaagaacaacatcccaactgtgaagcacgggggtggcagcatcatgttgtgggactgctttgcagcaggagggactggtgcacttcacaacatagatggcattatgaggaaggacaattatgtggatatattgaagcaacatctcaagacatcagtcaggaagttaaagcttggtcgcaaatgggtcttccaaatggacattgaccccaagcatacttccaaagttgtggcaaaatggcttaaggacaacaaagtcaaggtattggagtggccatcacaaagccctgacctgaatcctataggtaatttgtgggcagaactgaaaaagcgtgtgcgagcaaggaggcttacaaaccggactcagttacaccagctctgtcaggatgaatgggccacaattcacccaacttattgtgggaagcttgtggaaggctagctgaaatgtttgacccaagttaaacaattttaaagccatcgtgcatacatttattttgtccaccACACCAAATGCGATTGCGACACGCAGGTCAAAATATCAAAAttaactctgaaccaattacactaatttggggacaggtcgaaaagcattaaatatttatggcaatttagctaactagcttgcttttgctagctaatttgtcctgggatataaacattgagttattttacgtgaaatgcacaaggtcctctactccgacaattaatccacacaaaaccgtcaaccgaatcgtttctagtcatctcttccttccaggctttttcttctcttgactttatattgcaattggcaactttcataaattaggtgcattacagCCACTGACcttgttcgtctttcagtcacccatgtgggtataaccaatgaggagatgtcacgtgggtacctgcttctataaaccaatgaggagatgggagaggcaggacttgcaatgcaatctgcgtcacaaatagaactgacttctattttagcccttggcaacgcagacacgCGTGAGCAGTgttggtgcaataattgaataatatagattccaacatttatttttcaatGCTCACACACGCGGCGCGAGcagtgtagtcagcctgtaactgacttaagacagggaatttttcctaggattaaatgtcaggaattgtgaaactgagcttaaatgtatttggctaaggcgtatgtaaacttccaacttcaacttcatatgtgtgtgttttaatatCCACCATTTTTATGATTGATTATTTGATTTGCGCGCCCTCCAGTTCCACTGGAAGTTTCCCGCTAGCAGTTTTTGTGACAACCATCAGAGTTGAAATGTGATTGAAACCCATTAACACTTTTTTTcattacatgggaatttaaccaaaattttttttttgtgcactGTCATCACGCGCATATTTATTTTCTTGAGGAATATTTGTTTTAGGCATGTTTTCTGCAattcacattttgccatggtgaggagagaaaatgttgctattGTACTGTATAACACATCATGCAATTCATTTTGTCATAGGGAAGAGAACCAACTTGCAGTTTTCTAACCATTTTGAAATGACTTATGTCATATTAATGACATCTTGAGATGAGAGAGAATATTAAGTCAAACtgaacagtaagttgagaccccaactGAGTTTTGTTGGGGGCTCCCTAGCAGCCAGGGGCCCTAGGCGATTGCTATTGTTGCTTATGCCTGGGTCCGGCCCTGCGCACACAATTTTATTCAGGTTATCAAACCAGGATGTGGGTTTTAATTTCTGTTAAATGTTAGCTTTCTCCAAAATGATTAAACTGCATATAATGTGTTGAAGGATAGATTTAGTCATGTCATACTGATGCACCAAtgtaatgatcacgctgtttaatctacttcttgatatgccacgtgtcaaatggatggattatcttggcaaaggaaaaatgctcacaaacagggatgtaaagaaatttgtGCCCAATTTGAGAAGCGTTTTGTGCGTATGGACATTTCAgcccatgaaacatgggatcaacccattacatgttgcgtttatttttgttgCATGTAGATAAGTCCCCTTTCTGTCTTCTCTACAGGGAGAGCAGAAACCATTCAAGGAAGTTATTGACATTAGCTCAGGTGATTCACACAGGACCGGGATAAAACCAATCTCCTTTGTGCGACAGGTGTGGTCTCTATCTTTctgactcactcactccctcatgCACACTCGCTCTTCTGCCCTCTCTTTCGCTCACTCATGCTCACTCTTTTCTGCTCTCGCTGTGGATCTGTCTATGACCAAGTATCTTGCAGTCTGTCttcagctctgtgtctgtgtgctgtctgtcaggtcctgtcggtctgtctgtacCCTGAACTCCTGCATGATGACACACTTCCTGGGGATGTCAGGCAGAGAGCCCAGAGGCTGCTGGGGGAGTGTGATGGGGGCAGTGTGGGTAAGTTGGTTGTTTATGCGTCATACTCTCATCTCATCACTTAGGCAGTGAATAGAGCAGTAGGCCTACTTATGGTATATTTGGTTTAAATTATGTTAAAGGGTATATTTGTTTTAGTGATTGAtctggttggttgattgattcatTAATTGTCTGTTTTGTAATAGGTTCATACACAGACTCCTGTGGGCTGCCTCATGTTCAGCGCAGCGTTGCAGAGTTCATCACTGGTCGAGACGGAGGAGTGCCTTCCTATCCCCGCAACATCTTCATCTCTGCTGGCTCACAGACAGCTCTGAAAGTAAGAATATAACAAGCCCAGATCTTCACACTAAACTTTACGACCATACCAACCAGATGTCTACTGTAGACTTCTATTTTCAATAGATATATTGTTAAGATTGTACAGCCTGCAGGTATAATGCACTATGATGCATAGTAAGATTTGTGATGAGCATTTATGACGCCCTTATAATTCCCCCTCCTCCACACGACCCTTCTACAGGTGATGGTAAAGCTGTTGGTGAGAGGGGAGGGTGTGTCCCAAACGGGTGTGTTGATCCCCCAGCCCTGCCCCCACACCCTGCCCATGCTGCTGGAGGAGGTAGGGGTTGTCCTGGTGCCCTACCAGCTGAGAGAGGAGCAGGGCTGGGCCCTGGAGCCGGGGGAGCTGCACCAAGCCCTCACCGCCTCTAGAGGGCACTGCAGGCCCAGAGCGCTCTACATCAGCAACCCTGGTAACCCCACTGGTCTGTAGTCAAGTTCGGATGTCATTGTGTGTAATGCTTTGAAATTGATTTTATTAAATTATAAGCTATTAAATTGACTTAGCCAAATAGTTTGAAGTTTAACAAAGTCTTGAGTCCATAGGTCTTTCTATAGATCACATTTTAATCGTAGCATGCAgggctctagccttttgggggccttaAGTGAGATTTGGTTGACATCGGAGGGAAAATGTAAGTTAATTTCCTGTAGTTCACACATTTTGCTATGCGGCTTAGACATTTATGCAGTTTTAAAGCATGTTTTCTGCAGTTCTACAAATTTTGCTATGAGGCGGGGATAGGTTTTTGCAACtttataactaatttcatgcaattctactcattttgcaatggggaagatttttttgttgttgtcgctctaaagctaatttcctgcaattctacacgttTTGACATGACTTTTGCACTCTCATTCAGATATCATGGTTTAACAAAATAAATGGGGGTGAGTGTAAGTGGCCAGAGTCCCTAAGCAACCACTTATGCCACTTATGCCTCGAGCCGGCCCTGGTATTGTGTGATAGCTAGGTGTTTTCTTTGGCAACATGCCCATCAAAGTTTCCTGTGACATTTTATCTTTAAGATGATATTACCCGCTCACCAAACTGTCATTTTCCCTCCCTAACAGGTCATGTACAGAGCAGGAAATCTATAGAATGGGTGATTCAGTTTGCTGCAGAAGAGAAGCTCTTCCTATTGGTCAATGAGGTGATATTGATAATTATTGGAGATCAGGGGGTCATTTATAACCGTTGCGTAAATTGCACACTAAGTATCTGCATGCGCCATTTCTGAAAGGACTGCACAAGTACAAAAATATTGAATTATTAACTTGGTACAGACCATACATATGCATTTTTCCCCGTTTTTAATCAGACCTGTCCTGAAACTGTGGCTCGTTAACGAGCACTAAAATGCTGATCATTCACCTTTCATGGTAACAATAACGGCATTATTTGTTGTATACTTTGGAAGTATTCGAATTAGGCCGGTGTAGTTTTCTAAAGGCAATAGCAAACTTGATCAAATAGCCTACATTTATTTGGCGGTGATGGAAGAATGTTCAACTTTTTCAGTGACGCTTGCTGCAGGCCTAGGCTAACAGACAAAAAGTTTATGAAAGACAACCACAATTGCTGTTGACCTGTAAACAGACCATTTGCATTTAATAGGGCCTAATGTTATGCGTTTACTTTTTATCCAACTTATGCTGCAGTGGGCAAATCCTAAAACATTGTCTACTTATAGTGGCAGCCTACACACAGATCAActgtctgttcacctgttaaattctactgtatgttataaaCCACGCTTCCTTTCTGATGCATAGAGCAACATACTTGAAATAATAGCGTATCTAATTGGCCCAATTAAATCAGAGATGTGCATGGTAATTTGTTGTAGGCTAAGGCTACTTCGGGAATATGAACCCATCATTGCCAGAAAAGGTGAATCATCTATTCTGCGATGGTTATGAAAATATGTATTATGTCTATAAATGCAATATTGTTTACTGGAGAAATGTGAAATGACAGTATTCAGACGTGATCTACCTTTAATAAACCGCACTCCGGATCAGATGGCATAGAGAAAAGTACTTGAAATAGCTTATCTATTTGCTACTGTGAAGGGGGTCCAATTAAAGAGAGATGGGACAAATATTATCCTTGTTGTAGGCCTGTGCTACCTCGTGAATTTGAAACCATCACAGAAAGGGTGAGGAATTTATTATGCAATGATCATggaaatgaaataaataatagcCTGGGAAATACAGTAGATGCCTTTTTTCTAATTATTTTAAAATGCAAATATAAACAAAATAGATTTTCTCTTCTCACTAACGGCAAATGATTGCATCTTGTTATTAACCTGTATATTGTTATGAATAAGTGTGTCCATCATAGGCTATCCCCCATTTTCACAAAATACCAATCTACTTGCCTGCTTTCAATGCGTTACTTCAACCCCTAGAAACTGTGTGTATGCATGGTATAAAGTTTGCGGGATGGTGAGCACATTGTCacatcaagtttcaagttttataaATGCCAGCTTTTGTGTGAACTGGCATAAACATGTTTTGGGGTCTTTTTTTGTATTTACACAGTTTATAAATGAGGTCCTGGGGGTTAGGCTGTGGGTGCAGGTTACACAGGGTGTCCAAATATCAGAACTACACTTTTGGTTTGGTAGTGCATGAAAATAACACCTGGTAGGTCTACTTTAGTTGCCTGAACACCTGTTACACATTAGGATGAGCAGTGGGAGAGAATTGGCTTTTCTCTATTTCACTGTCTCTCACTTTTCCAGCCTTCATCTCTTTACTTGTCCTTCCTGCTCTGTCTAGGTGTATCAGGACTGTGTGTATGGGGAGGGCAGGGAGTTTGTGTCCTATAAGAGGGTCCTGTTTGAAATGGGTCAGCAGTACTCTGAGATGGTAGAGCTGGCCTCCTTTCACTCCATATCCAATGGCATCATGGGAGAGTGAGTCTTGCAGTAGATCCACTTCATCCACATACTATAGTTGGCAATGTAAAAAAGTCACCAATGTCTGGagatgatttattaaatgaaaTACCAAAATGTCTACAAATTAAAGCAAAAGGCAAATGCTTAGCCTTAACTCTTCTGATGATTTATAATCATTGTAGCTTTTCTGCCCTGTTAAACTACTGGATGCCCTTTGCCTCCTGATCCCCCTGGCTGTGTATAGGTGTGGGCTGCGTGGGGGGTACATGGAGCTGGTGAATGTGGACCCAGCAGTGATGGTGTTTGCTGAGATCCTCCTGTGTACTGACATCAGTACCCCCGTCACAGGACAGATCGCCCTAGAAATAATGGTTAACCCTCCCAGACCTGGAGACCCCTCCCATAGCAAGTATACACAGGTACTTATGAGTAAGGAATTCCTGCATTAGTTACAGTAGTCTCCTATAATTCTTAGTCTCATATTAACTCAAATGTTAAAAAGGAggtaatcattacacaggttcagTATTATATATTAGCTGTGTTAAGGTGTGATGTGTTAGTTACTGCTCTCTTTGTCTCCACCAAAGGAGATTCTGACCAATCGGATCACCCTGGCCCAGAATGCTCAGCGGGCTTGGGAGTTTCTGATTGGTCTTCCGGGGGTGAGCTGTCAGCCAGTGATGGGAGGTATTTTTATCTACCCCCGTCTGAGCCTTCCCCCTGAGGCAGTGGAACAGGCCAAGGTGGGCACACAGACTTCCACTGTACCCCTCTGTAGCACCAATACACTGCCGACCTACACCTGACAACAGTAAAACTAATATTGCAGTATTAACCTGCAGGTTGTCAAATTATGTTAGGTTAGCTGTCTTTTATCAAGTGTCACATTCGTCTTACAGTGATTGGTTACAGGTAGTAGTCTTCATCtaccttttttcttttttttttctcctctcc
It encodes the following:
- the LOC129869326 gene encoding alanine aminotransferase 2-like; its protein translation is MAIPFLSSLQGEQKPFKEVIDISSGDSHRTGIKPISFVRQVLSVCLYPELLHDDTLPGDVRQRAQRLLGECDGGSVGSYTDSCGLPHVQRSVAEFITGRDGGVPSYPRNIFISAGSQTALKVMVKLLVRGEGVSQTGVLIPQPCPHTLPMLLEEVGVVLVPYQLREEQGWALEPGELHQALTASRGHCRPRALYISNPGNPTGHVQSRKSIEWVIQFAAEEKLFLLVNEVYQDCVYGEGREFVSYKRVLFEMGQQYSEMVELASFHSISNGIMGECGLRGGYMELVNVDPAVMVFAEILLCTDISTPVTGQIALEIMVNPPRPGDPSHSKYTQEILTNRITLAQNAQRAWEFLIGLPGVSCQPVMGGIFIYPRLSLPPEAVEQAKSDGLEADVLYSQSLLDEEGVCVGAGCEHGRREDKYHIRLCVLTPSATLEKVLARLGSFHLHFLDEFSQHA